Below is a genomic region from Argiope bruennichi chromosome 11, qqArgBrue1.1, whole genome shotgun sequence.
ATCAGCAAATTATATTATAAGGCAGACTTAACTACTGCacattcataataaatatgaatatctttttattccAACAATTTAGAATCGCAAAGGTACGATAAATCATAGCAATAATCGCGAAAGTAATTTGCAAAAAGAATCTAATTATCCAGAgaacaaacgatattttttaatcagtaaaaaGAAACATTTGCAGAATTTATAATTTCGGTAATCTTGATATGCaagaattttcatttagaaaatattatcttcCAAATATTAGCTGCTGAGAAAAtatgttacataatatttttggaatataaattttaatttatattccaaaacaattcctatttattatttttaacataggTATTTGAATACACGAATTGAGCGTTTCAGTTCGAGAAAACATTTATTCCTAAGTTATGcataaatcaaaagaaagaaaaagaatgaacacaggaaatttataaataaaataaaaataaagcactcGTGATTTTTACGTTTTCCTCTCATCTACACAATAGTTCGTTggaaaattgctttcaaaaaattgatCTCGTTGCTATCCgtgtgaaagaataaaaaaaaaaaaaaaaaatgttaagaaaaaaagaaaaaaaaggaaatgcggTAAAATTTCACGTGacaagcaattaataaatttcctGTATCTATCGATagcttctagaaaaaaaaaagatgctagtTATCATTTGCTATcctaaaaataaggaaaaagtactgaaaaataaatcGTGAATGGATGGCAAAATCACAATCTAATTCACCATTGCAGTAATATAATAGAGCGATAGGCgcagaaatgattaaaaaaagtagttcatatgtaattattcattttaacctTAGCAAGGGAAAAACTTAAATGCTTTCCATTGACAagtatattttttggaatattttaatattctttttgtaaGAATATGACCGATAGAATATTGAAAACCACATAAAATCTGAATATCAGAATCCCGCTTATgtctttaaaaagtataaatggcATCTTCATCAAATGAGAGTCGGTATAAATAAATGCAGacgatttattttctattattctcATTATGTActgctttaaaatggaacatcagacatttttataggaaaattttcccttttttcatTACAATGACTTTCGTTAATTACTGTGACTTTTACTTCaataatcatatttcaaaagcattactTCATTGATCTTTATTCTGCAAATTCAAATAAACCGAACACGAATTGAAAAGTAACTCCGTTTAAAAGTCATTCAGACAAATTCTATGTTTTCGAAAACAAAAGGATTTTGTGTGGTTGTATTGCATATAAAGCCAATTAAttctaactatttatttttttatctaacagGCATCTACGgtatataaattatgcaatagaaaaaataagttttttttatcaacacgTTTCAATTAagcatttttctcaataaaatataaaaattacgaatgttccaagaaaatgattaaaaattcgcTTCTAACGGAATGGAAGTGATAAGtaattgtaataaatgaaaaataaaacaagaaacgAACATGAAATTTACATATTAGCAGAAtctgcaataaagaaaaatatcatcatGAAAGTTGGGCTAATAAATTGTTAAACATGAATTATACCTTTTTAATGTTTGCTACGCTATTTCGCTTACAATACAAAATGACAAAGTCCAAGGGAATTTTCTTGCCTTGAGTAGTTTCAATATACAGtataaattattgccaaattTCAATCTTGGAGGagttttgatttattacttattttcaaaaataagcgcaaaaatgacatttaatagCTGCCCTTCTAAATTAATGGTGGAAGCATATTACATTTCAACTCCGAAACGACTCATGTAAAGGTATTGTAGAATCGCGCCCCCATTTTCACCGACTATTCTTATActaatttaaattcgaattttaaacgCAAAGTATAAATTCATCAATAATCccaatcaattttcttttcagaactTCCAATTTATTGAGGAAAATAATATGTACtgcattgtaaaagaaaattcaaaagattaaccACATTTTTGCCTAGTCTCGATTTCTCAGGTCAGGCATAAGAATATGAATGCCattattttaacacaaattagtagttaaaaatactttgttgaggaAATTACGACCATCAagtaatgtaaaaaagaattaaaattaaactcagCCAATATCCCCCGCTaacaagctggtcaccaaaggctgCTAACAGTATTATAAATTACAGCACCACCAGGGTTTCGATGCACAAGCTAACAGTGcttctaaaaaataaagacaaaaatatcgAGGAagattccttgaaaaaaaatactatagcCTATATCTCACATACAATTTTACAATGTGTGTCATTTCAATAAGACCGAAATTTCACAAAAGATTCGATTTCCAAAACTCCGACAACATGCTACATAGAATTGCAAAATGTAAATAACCACAGATAATTAAACCAGTTCTTTTCTCCAAATAAGGAGATTACTGGGAAATATGTCCCTGAAGATCTCATTTCATTACTATAACGAATTGTCTAACCATTATGTACTTTTCGATCAAGTACATAATGGCAAGCACAATGTAAATAGTACATAATAGGATACCATAAGCGAATAATAAATACTTCACAGGATAGAAAATGGTTTTGGCACATATATTAGGAAAAGCTacgaatattgaaaaaaattctattaaacttACTTTTCAGTATGAGTATCAAAAATAGTTATTcaaaatcatcgaaaaattcctcaaaatatgAATGCAAAAAAGTTTACTTActagtatacgtagtatagagaaaatatagttatCGTTAAAGAATTCGAACGCGAGATTTTGAATAATCtccattttttagaattatccGAGTTCgagaaacatttttggaaaattcccTCCCGTCTGGGACAAAGATAGcctaaaaatgctttgagaaagacggttgaaatttggtatgctgtctTTACATCAaagttgcagatttctatcaaattttgagtaaaatctgttcagaggaagtccatctatCCGGCTGTGCGAATAAGTTAACAAGATAGCTACAAAACAAAGAGCGGTGGATACAATTCCATATACAGAATTAAATTTACAGTGTAGAagcctatcaaagtttgagcgaaataaaaaaaagagtttgacCCTCTGTCAGTCTGCACAGAAGCATAaacacaatttcaaataattgataattcaaaaacacaatgaagtaaatatatcaaatttggcatgagattttgtaagaacaaatgtagttttgtgtcaaatatttgtttcactCGTTTTGGAAAAACaggtctaaaacacaaattcgattttcagattttACTAACCGCATGATAAGGATTAATccccaaataactcgccaagaatcacacgataaattcagtaaaaatgctaaatttacaccgaaagttaatattttggtactattgtatgccaatgcctctctggcatgacaagtttatcaAAGAGTATGTGCGAAAGTTTTGGcaagaccacttccgctggtctaagctttcttttcaaaaatgtaaaactgaaattcaatatGTAATATTGTAAATTTGGCTTTTAATAAAAAGCACTTTCATATTCCCTTAACACTGATTCAAACCCTTTATACTTTTTCCCtcgatgtaaaaaaataaaataggttcaccaaatagcttttaaaaattaaatatgtaccAAGTTAAGTGAAACAGATATCGTTATTTTGAGCAGAAGTGtagatatttaaaacaagaatactAATAGaatgcaaatcatttttttaaaaaaaaattatgtaaattttgtaaaaacatacAATAGCTTTTGGAAGTATTTTGCAGTTAAAACTAAAACAAGAAAACTAAATTTCGTATACAAGCTATTAAAGAAATCGGCAGATGAATTCCgcatggaaaaaataattataggagTAAAATAGTATAGGAATTATTTTTGGTACTATTAAATCGAAAATGGTCCAATAATTATAATGGAAGGATTATGGATTACGCAAAATTCCATTATCtatcaagtaataaaaaattcaatacagatATGAATGACATACTGTATAAAATTCGCAATAAATAATggtttattaatattagaatcgATTGAATTACATACAACATTTTCTATAGATTGAGCATCTCTGTTTATGATATTcctttaaaatgcaataaaaggtTATTTGCAAAATTCATCTCCCACGCCTTATACAAtctgtaaaagaaatttatttcagttccGTTCATTAGTTTTCTCAACAGAAGTCCCTAAATAGAGAAAGGCTTTACGATCAGTTTGCATTAGCTTAACAAATAGTTAGAAttcgatatatttcatttttgctagaatttcattattaaattcattttatacacaaacattacattaatatatttcataaaggtCATTCATCGATTGCATTTTTAGAGATAACACAAAATCGATGATTTGGATGAacaaacaaagtaaaataaaaaatctttcaaataatattaatacaataaaaaaaatcgatgcagTTTAGACGTTTCCTTGACGACTCTACGAAGTATTGTTTGCTCGATATTTCAAAACCAGCCATAAAATCAAAAACGGCTCAATTTATAGCAGCCTGAAATTGCTGCCTTGCAgttgacatttaatatttaaaaaatcgtttgataataaacaaaataaaaagttgcGAGTTTTTATGGCAAcatttgaattaaacattttcaatcaTAATCGTTCTTCTCACATTTTATTGAGTTTGAAATCTGAATGAGAAAAACTTTGTTtgctgaaatgtattttaataagaattccaTACAAAGTAAACTCGAAAGAAATTTTTCAGTTGGAGAAAGCGGGAAAGAAATCTATTGTATTTGCCGCTCAtctaatattaatacatttatgatATCTTGTGACAATTGCCAAGAATGGTTTCATGGCTATTGTGTGGGAGTCAGTGAAAGATCTGCGAAAaacattgatttatatttttgtaaaagttgcCAAGAATTCAATTCCAACCTAAAGACAACTTACAAAACAAAAAGGCAATCGAAACGGAAACAcagaaaaccaataaaaaaacggaagacacagaaaaatgaaattctggaagaaattacaataatttctaatGCAAATTCTTATTCATTCTTAGAAACAAGCATCCAGAACAACGAAACCTCTAAAGATTGCAAGACGAATGTAGAAGAAGCCAAAGTGCCGAACAAGAATAGCATTCGTCAGACTGATAAACATCAAATCATAAATGACGCGGAATTAGCATCTATTTTCGAAATGGACACAACGCGTCGAAAAGCTAAAATGATCGCCAACGAAAATCTTAAACACCAGCAAattgaaaaatgtgaagaaaaattaaagaaaaagaaaaaaacaccaCCACCAAGACAGTGTTACGGCCCCGAATGTGTAAGAGCAGCTAGAGACAATTCCAAATATTGCAGTGACGAATGCGGAATAAGACTTGGTAAAAATCGAATTCTGGAGATTCTTCCTACTAGattacaacaaagaaaaattcttccaTGCGCAGCGGATGAGTCGAGTAGACGAAAATTAGCCCATGTtagacaacaacaaaaaataattcagaaaaagttAGAACAGGTTGATACGAAAATTTCACAACTTTTACAATTGGTGCAAAAATCAAAAAGTTCCATAAAGGACATGGTTTATTTGGATGATTTTGAAGAGGAATGCTCTGCACTAGATTGCAAATTATGTGGAGCTGAAATTCCTACTCGAATAATAGTAAAACATCTGGAGAGCTGTTACAAAAAACAAGAAAGAAGATTACTGCTAACTGGAACAACAACAAAACCAGATGATGAAGAATGGAATATCTTCTGCAATCAGAAGATGGGTCGACAAGGGTAAGCATTACTCctacaacattttattaaatttagaaaattgaatgaaatatatttataaactactattatttattttaatctttcaaacattatttatatttcaatgactttttgagctgctgaaatttttaaaagaacttcatcacattttattgtttcattttaaataataccgTACATAAAAACAAAAGCTAAGGAATAAACTTAGAAGATAAACATATTTATCAATTCTAGcttattttactttcaatgacatttattttactaaataaaatattttcaggaaaattaaGAAGAATGAAATTGAATGAGTGTTAAGAGAATTTCTATAGTAAGATTTAAAGTCACTttgtctggaaaaaaaaaaatggcctaagtgaagattagtgtgcaccagccgattgtcgccaatattgcaacccatcggatctctcttatagcaaccgtactgctgttttgtttactattttttgcaatggttgagttgtacttaaactacaattaaaatataaaaaatgttaaattaaaaatattaaaaaaatatcgattaaagattttacttttgttctttattataaagaaatttaagcttataattaaaagttattttcttctttctttttttaatgtgaatacgaacagaaaatatttattcttttgcaatttttaattgtcagtattcgctttaaaaaaatcgtctgcattctcactttcaaagacagctgcaaatggaattcttcgcagttctcgtaattcttttggtgttataacggttggttcccttcataatttgttatgtcgggattatttcgaacctgtagaatggatgaagagcgagttaaatatgcatacatatatattttacgagttaatgaaattaggaaaggatgcttgattgaaattttgtattgagaatggtttgataacgaaccggcagaatggatggaaggtgagtggaatatattcttttacaagttgatgaaggtggggaaagtatgtttgtttgaaattttgtatggagaatgttccgattgcttatttctccgttttttcttttctcttggttatgtactgtttctgttttccacacagtctttatgttcaatgtgctagcgaagctactaggttcccgttcccgctgctagcgaagccgtaggatgttttttttaagttaaaaaattctgcccggtgccttctacagatgccgggcagtatgaaaaaaaaaaatacttatcagtaaaaagttctaattagatggcgggaaatagtaaccgtaactgttccgcggaagtatttgtttattttgtccgccatctttattggcgacttggcattgttggcgcagctgggtgcacactaaaagtaacttttaccaaaaaaatctatctatctgAAATTAtcgcttatttttattattcaaataggttttataaaaattattaattttcagtcACAACGAAGATTATTTTGTACCAATATTATAGTTTTGATGGTTGATAATTGAATTTGAGGTTTACGCTTACTTTAAACTCACTTTGTCTCCAATTAAGGAAAAggagttcaaaattttaaaaaaattacgaaaacaattttctgaaaaaaaaaagtaattttatgatacaaattctttttcttcagtGCAGTTCCACTGATAAAATTTGTCGAATCATAACTAAAATTCGACAAGTTTTTGTGTGGAGCCCTTTTGTACCGGAAATAAATACTATTTGAagctatttcttttgaaatatttgcagAGACAGACTTTCAATCAAGTTTCGAATTCCTTATCTATCATGTTATAACACTATAGAGTTGAATCAACTTATGATTTAAATCcagagataaatattttctttctttctttctttataaatattttctttccaacGGGACAATTACAAGCCGCTATATTGTactttttcttactgcgcatgcgtttgtgtaatttggcgatttttttggcgtgaaaaaatttatcattaatcgtagattaattccgacattttttgctctttgttctttctgatacgaggttgtgtgtgtgttttcattttatttgccatttcttttctaaagttttccaaattcagatatgttgatttttttaaagttttattattattattattttgcgtaaatattcattattttaatacggTACACACAGGGCTGCCGCGTGGGTAATAAGCGCTcttgttcaaattgaaatttggcgccCCTTTATGGGATTCTGTTGCACTCTTATAAAGTGCtgcaaattatatgtgaaatactcttttatagtattcaaaatttgactttcgaactgaaaagctttaaaattataacattaaaacacgtttgtcttattatttattattttttattattacttaaattatcttattgtttttttttattatttcataaattttaaaaacaagacaaggatagaacatttttaaagtaaaatataagaattagaaaacatatttaaatatggatTCTCCTAGCTTTAGCAGCTACAAACGCTCGtatcaattcctttatatttaatttatccaaaatttcgctGTCTATGGATATAATTGACAAGTCCGGTAAGCTCTCCTGCGCCATGGTAGATCACAtgtagttttttataattttaagttttgaaaaactttgttcTCCAGTAGCCACCGAAGTTGGAAGGGTTAAAGAAATCCGTAAAGCTATTccaatatttggaaatgtatcggtaagattgttttcataaacatcggtaagattgttttcatttaaagtatCAATAGGTGGCATATCCTCTTTGGTAAAACATCGCAAAGATAAGGGTATTATTCCCTGTTAATTCACGGGCACACTCACACGGTGGTGCCGCCACCCATCATTacgaaaaaaaagcaaactaaacaacgacgttcagccgcaacagcttcacagcacataaagaataaatatattccgaTACAAAAGATTCCCAGTTCCTGTTGTTACATGTTAcagattcttatatttttaaccGTTCCGTGGTAGCACAAACTCTACACGAAACGTGTTTTTATTGTTCGTATaggcaatcaaattttattttacacaaacgaAAACAACCCGCAGGaacgaaaataaaagtaaaactaaattaaaatataaaataaaaattaaatctcattttattgcttagaaaatacaaaacatgaaaaattgctagcgtataattaacaacttttatttaagtaacattaaataaataaaaaaaactataagtactataaattttggcgCCCCTGTGGCCTAGGCGCCCTTGTGCGGTGAACAATTTCGCCACCCCTACGCGGCGGCCCTGGGTacacagtgaaaaagaaaaattcaggaacACCGAAACCACAATTTATGGCCAAGAATGGAATGCTTGAATCTATTTTATGAAactgtggcaaacataaatcactctttctacgcatgcgctgcctacttgccgtcttataactggcatTAGTTAAACACCCGGCATTAGTTTAAGATTATTAGTACGTTGGATTCAATAATTATCtgcataaaatatctaatttgacTAAAAGaccaaatttgttataattcaattttaactgAAGAGAAATAAACTTTGAACAAAAGTATTCTCTCAGTACgtcatgcaattttaataatttctcaatgaGTGAAGTTTAAAAAGTTGCATGTGATTTACTAAATGAccatctaatattttaaaaataaagtagtcTTGCCGTAATTAATCTTGAATTTTGAGATAAACATTGTTGGGTACTGTCGGTTGTAAcggcaacttaaaaaaaaaaaaaaaaaaaaaaaaaaaaaaaatcggcaagAAAGAATTttgccaatttggcgatttcaaccGTTAATATATATTTAGGCATTTgagtgtatttttataatttggcgataTTTTTATTGGCGCCTTTTGGTAGCCGTTAAAACCTAATGATACCCCATTGTTGATAAgtagtgaataaaatttaaaattagtgcCCTGTTTCCCGTTAAGCAAGATTAAAGCAGGGCAACCTTTCAAAAATTCACCAAGAATTGGTCATCTTGGATGTCTGCAATATGTGGTAATAAATGGCTTATAGAATTACAATAAAAACTGTTTTGGTTGCATTTGGAGAAACACTGTCCCCAAATATATAGTTTTGGCGAACAGACATTCTGAAATCAGGTATAAGTATTGCAGAATGATG
It encodes:
- the LOC129956575 gene encoding CXXC-type zinc finger protein 1-like, producing the protein MTSLSKKTSIQNNETSKDCKTNVEEAKVPNKNSIRQTDKHQIINDAELASIFEMDTTRRKAKMIANENLKHQQIEKCEEKLKKKKKTPPPRQCYGPECVRAARDNSKYCSDECGIRLGKNRILEILPTRLQQRKILPCAADESSRRKLAHVRQQQKIIQKKLEQVDTKISQLLQLVQKSKSSIKDMVYLDDFEEECSALDCKLCGAEIPTRIIVKHLESCYKKQERRLLLTGTTTKPDDEEWNIFCNQKMGRQGFCKQLRVLCPFHNKDTRNEDEPCGYPLQMNLSQCEGKFCGRSIKNCSRHPSCWEDIFRAEFDMEKLQLLQKLSELEREEVQLRRDMAARGNLVALMLHNTIVH